A genomic segment from Acidimicrobiales bacterium encodes:
- a CDS encoding DUF3090 family protein, with protein MAGESYEFTDADLVTVGTVGTPGRRVFLLQVRAAADVVTLKLEKQQVAALGAALVERLQDLPVTQELPLDLELQQPLEVAWVVGAMGLGYLDALDRLVLDAVEAVETDEEGNPVEPHGRCRVLITREQGRALAIRAVMLVESGRPPCPWCGHPLDPQGHTCPKKNGHHAPER; from the coding sequence ATGGCGGGTGAAAGCTACGAGTTCACCGACGCCGACCTCGTCACCGTCGGCACGGTCGGTACGCCGGGTCGCCGCGTGTTCTTGCTCCAGGTGCGCGCCGCGGCGGACGTCGTGACGCTCAAGCTGGAAAAGCAACAGGTCGCGGCGTTGGGCGCTGCCCTCGTCGAGCGCCTGCAAGATCTTCCCGTCACCCAGGAACTGCCACTGGACCTCGAACTCCAGCAGCCACTCGAAGTGGCGTGGGTGGTGGGAGCTATGGGCCTCGGCTACCTCGACGCCCTCGACCGCCTGGTGCTCGACGCCGTCGAAGCCGTCGAGACCGACGAGGAAGGCAACCCCGTCGAACCGCACGGCCGCTGCCGCGTCCTCATCACCCGCGAGCAGGGCCGTGCCCTCGCCATCCGCGCCGTGATGCTCGTCGAGTCCGGCCGTCCCCCATGCCCCTGGTGCGGGCATCCCCTCGACCCGCAGGGTCACACGTGTCCGAAGAAGAACGGTCACCACGCGCCCGAGCGATGA
- a CDS encoding SCO1664 family protein — MTVLAAGEIVIEGRMPWSSNQTLLTTVTCGDESIRAVYKPESGERPLWDYPHGLWRREVATYVVSEALGWDLVPETVSRFDAPMGQGSLQRFIEDADFEQHYFTLLDDESTHDRLRQMCVFDLVVNNADRKGGHCLITSTGELLGVDHGLTFQPVPRLRTVIWEFGGQPIPGTWRDDLRRVADAPLAALDELLDAPEIAALRRRCLAVADLPHIPDVAEDYRHYPWPYV, encoded by the coding sequence ATGACGGTACTCGCCGCCGGCGAGATCGTCATCGAGGGGCGCATGCCCTGGAGTTCGAACCAGACGCTGCTGACGACGGTCACGTGCGGCGACGAATCGATCCGAGCGGTGTACAAGCCCGAGAGCGGCGAGCGGCCACTGTGGGACTACCCGCACGGTCTGTGGCGTCGTGAGGTGGCCACCTACGTCGTGAGCGAAGCGCTCGGCTGGGATCTCGTGCCCGAGACCGTGTCGCGGTTCGACGCGCCGATGGGCCAGGGTTCGCTCCAGCGCTTCATCGAGGACGCCGACTTCGAGCAGCACTACTTCACCCTGCTCGACGACGAGTCGACGCACGACCGGCTGCGCCAGATGTGCGTGTTCGACCTCGTCGTCAACAACGCCGACCGCAAGGGTGGCCACTGCCTCATCACGAGCACGGGCGAGCTGCTCGGCGTCGACCACGGCCTCACCTTCCAACCGGTGCCGCGGCTGCGCACGGTCATCTGGGAGTTCGGCGGCCAGCCCATCCCTGGGACGTGGCGCGACGATTTGCGCCGCGTGGCCGACGCGCCCCTCGCCGCGCTCGACGAGCTCCTCGATGCTCCCGAGATCGCGGCGCTGCGCCGCCGTTGCCTCGCCGTCGCCGACCTCCCGCACATCCCCGACGTCGCCGAGGACTACCGCCACTACCCCTGGCCCTACGTCTGA
- a CDS encoding DUF6183 family protein gives MSYREELVDKGDLDELTRFVERLTEQADWDELVWVRDDCRAAAARGKQLWPVTAFVNYALALEGPGDVAARAIEDAAGPGAAAARFGLGPLTEVAASTHAWDEVGPYLAGAGPVAGVFAQECVVRGADLTQAAADEPSIYDVPLVLAKWEPPYEVATYKLDQAEFPAPDRPGKTAWSSVSLQGAEFEADDDTEEGRSALIDLVVHWANESNGRVDATGVVGDVAGALRSLGLTTARVAAIAPEDAFAHMAWAAASGGAHGRRRGGAAGRFGAWWAAAAVVDLTHDWPLTAEELGDAVDEMRWYLWDEGHDPAGWSLRLAVEDPEHGLAWAVVASDAD, from the coding sequence ATGTCCTACCGAGAAGAGTTGGTCGACAAGGGCGATCTCGACGAGCTGACGCGTTTCGTCGAACGTCTCACCGAGCAGGCGGACTGGGACGAATTGGTGTGGGTACGCGACGACTGCCGCGCGGCCGCGGCGCGCGGCAAGCAGCTGTGGCCCGTCACCGCGTTCGTGAACTACGCGCTGGCGTTGGAAGGACCCGGGGACGTTGCGGCCCGCGCCATCGAGGACGCGGCGGGCCCGGGCGCGGCGGCGGCACGCTTCGGGCTGGGACCGCTCACCGAGGTGGCGGCCTCGACCCACGCGTGGGACGAAGTCGGGCCGTATCTCGCCGGTGCCGGTCCCGTCGCCGGCGTGTTCGCCCAGGAGTGCGTTGTGCGCGGCGCCGACCTCACCCAGGCCGCGGCCGACGAGCCGTCGATCTACGACGTGCCGCTGGTGCTCGCCAAGTGGGAGCCGCCGTACGAGGTGGCGACGTACAAGCTCGACCAGGCGGAGTTCCCGGCGCCGGACCGTCCCGGCAAGACGGCGTGGTCGTCCGTGTCCTTGCAGGGCGCCGAGTTCGAGGCGGACGACGACACCGAGGAGGGGCGCAGCGCCCTCATTGATCTCGTCGTGCACTGGGCCAACGAGTCGAACGGGCGCGTCGACGCCACCGGTGTGGTGGGCGACGTCGCCGGCGCCTTGCGGTCGCTCGGACTCACGACGGCGCGCGTCGCCGCCATCGCCCCCGAGGACGCCTTCGCCCACATGGCGTGGGCCGCGGCGTCGGGCGGCGCCCACGGCCGCCGGCGCGGCGGGGCTGCCGGCCGCTTCGGCGCCTGGTGGGCGGCCGCGGCGGTCGTCGACCTCACCCACGACTGGCCCCTCACGGCCGAGGAGTTGGGTGACGCCGTCGACGAGATGCGCTGGTACCTGTGGGACGAGGGCCACGATCCGGCCGGCTGGTCACTGCGCCTCGCGGTCGAGGATCCCGAGCACGGCCTGGCCTGGGCCGTCGTCGCCTCTGACGCCGACTGA
- a CDS encoding metalloregulator ArsR/SmtB family transcription factor has translation MPARRTPTSAPISELKAELFRALAHPARIRALEVLSEGEHSVSELQPLVGIEASHLSQQLAVLRRAGLVTSRKEGTSVLYAIRDKTAIELLRVAKQLLINSLAETSDLLSDLRAAR, from the coding sequence ATGCCGGCTCGCCGAACGCCCACGAGTGCGCCGATCTCCGAGTTGAAAGCGGAGTTGTTCCGCGCCCTTGCCCATCCGGCGCGGATCCGGGCGTTGGAGGTCCTCTCGGAGGGCGAGCACTCCGTGAGCGAGCTCCAGCCGCTTGTCGGTATCGAGGCGTCGCATCTGTCTCAGCAACTCGCGGTCTTGCGCCGTGCGGGACTCGTGACGTCGCGCAAGGAGGGAACCTCGGTGCTCTACGCCATTCGCGACAAGACGGCGATCGAGTTGCTGCGCGTCGCCAAACAACTGCTCATCAACTCACTCGCCGAGACCTCCGACCTCCTCAGCGACCTGCGCGCCGCGCGGTAG